One genomic segment of Clostridium estertheticum subsp. estertheticum includes these proteins:
- a CDS encoding 3D domain-containing protein — protein MEGKRIKFVIGFILVAIITTSTIFVCSIRKNITVVIDGKSTNMVTYQKTFGNALKKSGISIDVKDKVDKALNSKIQNNGVITITRAINVNVFVDNKKLNVKSAEKDVALMLKAQQIDISPTDKISPSKETKLSSGLGITVTRVNSKTIKQSKPVDFKTVIKENDSILKSERTVSQNGVNGLKSITLNVTYENGKEVTRKVVKETLVTQPKDKIIVQGTMPAVSVSRGSSISRESQVAKATPISSKSNSYSKTFSVKTTAYWGSEGTNNTYTASGQKTVRNPNGYSTVAVDPSVIPLGTKLYIEGYGNAIAADTGSAIKGKFIDLFFNNEGECGDWGVRYLTVHILN, from the coding sequence ATGGAAGGTAAACGAATAAAATTTGTAATTGGATTCATACTGGTGGCAATAATTACAACTTCAACTATTTTTGTGTGCTCCATTAGAAAAAACATTACGGTAGTTATAGACGGTAAATCAACTAATATGGTAACTTATCAAAAGACATTTGGTAACGCCCTAAAAAAATCTGGTATAAGCATAGACGTAAAAGATAAAGTTGATAAGGCTTTGAATTCAAAAATACAAAACAACGGTGTTATAACTATAACCCGTGCTATAAACGTTAACGTCTTTGTGGATAATAAGAAACTTAATGTTAAATCTGCTGAAAAAGATGTTGCTTTAATGTTAAAGGCACAACAAATAGACATTAGCCCTACTGATAAAATTTCACCATCAAAAGAAACTAAATTATCGAGTGGCCTAGGCATAACAGTAACTAGGGTTAATTCAAAAACAATAAAACAGTCAAAACCTGTTGATTTTAAAACTGTTATTAAAGAAAATGATAGTATATTAAAATCTGAAAGAACAGTTTCACAAAATGGAGTTAATGGCTTAAAAAGCATTACATTAAATGTAACTTATGAAAACGGAAAAGAAGTAACTAGGAAAGTTGTTAAAGAAACGTTAGTTACACAGCCTAAAGATAAAATTATAGTTCAAGGTACTATGCCAGCAGTATCCGTTTCAAGGGGATCTTCAATTTCCAGAGAATCTCAGGTTGCAAAAGCAACACCCATTTCTTCCAAAAGTAATTCATATAGTAAAACTTTTTCTGTAAAAACTACTGCTTACTGGGGTTCTGAAGGAACTAATAACACTTATACTGCTTCAGGACAAAAGACTGTTAGAAATCCAAATGGATATAGTACCGTAGCTGTAGATCCAAGTGTCATACCGCTTGGAACAAAATTATATATAGAGGGTTATGGAAATGCTATCGCGGCTGATACCGGTTCAGCAATAAAAGGAAAATTTATAGATTTATTCTTTAATAATGAAGGTGAATGCGGTGATTGGGGTGTACGATACCTGACGGTGCATATACTAAACTAA
- a CDS encoding C-terminal helicase domain-containing protein: MKNNTDGKIEVFSYLTRLRQICLDPSLVIEGYKGGSGKINIATELIQKHVEGGGKILLFSQFTSALKNIGENLKEKGIPYYYLDGKTKSKDRIKMVDEFNKSCQTFVFLISLKAGGTGLNLTSANLVIHFDPWWNPAVENQATDRAHRIGQKNVVEVIKLVAKGTIEEKIILLQENKKDLIDSVITGELTNSDILGKLTKEELLEILMI; encoded by the coding sequence ATGAAAAACAATACTGATGGGAAAATAGAGGTCTTTTCTTATTTAACAAGGCTCAGACAAATATGTTTAGACCCATCACTTGTGATAGAAGGATATAAGGGCGGAAGTGGAAAGATAAACATTGCAACAGAACTTATTCAAAAACATGTAGAGGGCGGTGGGAAAATACTATTGTTTTCTCAATTTACATCTGCACTTAAAAATATAGGAGAAAACTTAAAAGAAAAAGGAATACCATATTATTATCTAGATGGAAAAACTAAATCTAAGGATAGAATTAAGATGGTAGATGAATTCAATAAAAGTTGTCAAACATTTGTATTTTTAATATCATTAAAGGCAGGGGGAACAGGCCTTAACTTAACATCAGCAAATTTGGTAATTCATTTTGACCCTTGGTGGAATCCGGCAGTTGAGAATCAAGCCACAGACAGGGCTCATAGAATTGGTCAAAAAAATGTAGTTGAAGTAATTAAATTAGTTGCTAAAGGTACTATTGAAGAAAAAATCATTTTACTTCAAGAAAATAAAAAAGATCTAATTGATAGTGTAATTACAGGGGAACTTACGAATAGTGATATTCTTGGGAAACTTACAAAAGAAGAACTTTTGGAGATACTCATGATTTAA